A region from the Pseudomonas sp. P8_229 genome encodes:
- a CDS encoding NINE protein encodes MNRYQQVAQPQDTHSKVIGYLLWIFGFTGAHRFYYGKPVTGTIWFFTFGLLGIGWLIDVFLIPAMDREADLRFTAGPIEYNVAWILLTFLGVFGVHRMYQGKWISGLLYLLTGGLFFVGVLYDFWTLNDQVSLRNAQNRGAFQ; translated from the coding sequence ATGAACCGCTATCAGCAGGTTGCTCAACCCCAGGATACGCACAGCAAAGTGATCGGTTATCTGCTGTGGATTTTCGGTTTTACCGGCGCTCACCGCTTTTATTACGGCAAGCCTGTGACCGGGACGATCTGGTTTTTCACTTTCGGTCTGCTGGGTATCGGCTGGCTGATCGACGTGTTTCTGATCCCGGCGATGGATCGCGAGGCCGATCTGCGTTTTACCGCAGGGCCGATCGAATACAACGTGGCGTGGATTCTGCTGACGTTTCTGGGAGTGTTCGGCGTGCACCGGATGTACCAGGGCAAGTGGATCAGCGGTTTGCTGTACCTGCTGACCGGCGGATTGTTCTTTGTCGGGGTGTTGTATGACTTCTGGACGCTGAACGATCAGGTCTCGCTGCGTAACGCGCAGAACCGGGGCGCCTTCCAGTAA
- a CDS encoding C40 family peptidase, whose translation MRPFFKTWLTICLLMPLAAHATNREQRLPNVNGFTPKSHASAPSSKSSKQTKHTTLASKNHGKLVPPMANKESSNVLSRAVNVLGTPYRWGGSSPSKGFDCSGLVKYAFNDATFDLPRTSNAMASGHGEKVERKDLKPGDLIFFNIKSRRVNHVAIYLGNDRFIHAPRRGKAVSIDTLNKPYWEQHYVVAKRVLPKEPAGKQMRVVQR comes from the coding sequence ATGCGACCATTTTTCAAGACATGGCTAACCATCTGCCTATTAATGCCACTGGCCGCCCACGCCACCAATCGTGAGCAACGTCTTCCCAACGTCAACGGTTTCACCCCTAAATCCCATGCTTCGGCTCCTTCGAGCAAGAGCAGCAAACAAACGAAACACACCACGCTCGCCAGCAAGAATCACGGCAAGCTGGTTCCGCCGATGGCGAACAAGGAAAGCAGCAACGTCCTGAGCCGTGCGGTGAACGTCCTCGGTACTCCTTATCGTTGGGGCGGCAGCAGCCCAAGTAAAGGCTTCGACTGCAGCGGGCTGGTGAAATATGCGTTCAACGACGCCACGTTCGACCTGCCGCGCACTTCCAACGCCATGGCCAGCGGTCATGGCGAGAAAGTCGAGCGCAAGGATCTGAAGCCGGGCGACCTGATTTTCTTCAACATCAAAAGCCGTCGGGTCAACCACGTTGCCATCTACCTGGGCAACGATCGCTTCATCCACGCACCCCGTCGTGGTAAAGCGGTGAGCATCGACACGCTGAACAAGCCGTATTGGGAACAGCATTACGTGGTTGCCAAGCGCGTGCTGCCGAAAGAGCCTGCCGGTAAGCAGATGCGCGTGGTTCAGCGCTAA
- a CDS encoding type IV pilus twitching motility protein PilT, with the protein MDITELLAFSAKQGASDLHLSAGLPPMIRVDGDVRRINLPALDHKQVHELIYDIMNDTQRVDFEKHLETDFSFEVPGVARFRVNAFNQNRGAGAVFRTIPSKVLSMEDLGMGDVFRKITDAPRGLVLVTGPTGSGKSTTLAAMIDYLNTHRHHHILTIEDPIEFVHESRKCLINQREVHRDTRSFATALRSALREDPDVILVGEMRDLETIRLALTAAETGHLVFGTLHTTSAAKTIDRVVDVFPGDEKSMVRSMLSESLLAVVSQTLIKKIGGGRVAAHEIMLGTSAIRNLIREDKVAQMYSAIQTGGSLGMQTLDMCLKELMTKGLISREHAREKARTPDNF; encoded by the coding sequence ATGGATATCACTGAACTGCTGGCGTTCAGCGCCAAACAGGGCGCTTCCGACCTGCACCTGTCGGCCGGTCTGCCGCCGATGATCCGCGTCGATGGTGATGTGCGGCGGATCAATCTGCCGGCGCTGGATCACAAGCAAGTGCACGAATTGATCTACGACATCATGAACGACACCCAGCGGGTCGACTTCGAGAAACACCTCGAAACGGATTTCTCGTTCGAAGTCCCCGGCGTGGCGCGTTTTCGGGTCAATGCGTTCAACCAGAACCGTGGTGCCGGGGCGGTGTTCCGCACCATTCCGTCGAAAGTGCTGAGCATGGAAGACCTCGGCATGGGCGATGTCTTTCGCAAGATCACCGATGCGCCGCGCGGGCTGGTGCTGGTCACCGGGCCGACCGGTTCCGGCAAGTCGACCACGCTGGCGGCGATGATCGATTACCTCAACACCCATCGACATCACCATATCCTCACCATTGAAGACCCGATCGAATTCGTCCACGAATCGCGCAAATGCCTGATCAACCAGCGCGAGGTACACCGCGACACCCGCAGCTTTGCCACCGCGCTGCGTTCGGCGCTGCGCGAAGACCCGGACGTGATTCTGGTGGGTGAGATGCGTGATCTGGAAACCATTCGCCTGGCGCTGACTGCCGCCGAAACCGGGCATCTGGTGTTCGGCACGCTGCACACCACTTCAGCGGCGAAAACCATCGACCGGGTGGTGGATGTATTCCCGGGGGATGAGAAGTCGATGGTGCGTTCGATGCTCTCGGAGTCGTTGCTGGCAGTGGTCTCGCAGACCCTGATCAAGAAGATCGGCGGCGGACGGGTGGCGGCGCACGAGATCATGCTGGGCACATCGGCGATCCGTAACCTGATCCGCGAGGACAAGGTGGCGCAGATGTATTCGGCGATTCAGACCGGCGGGTCGTTGGGGATGCAGACACTCGACATGTGCCTGAAGGAGCTGATGACCAAAGGCTTGATCAGTCGCGAGCATGCGCGGGAGAAGGCGCGTACGCCGGATAATTTCTGA
- a CDS encoding YggS family pyridoxal phosphate-dependent enzyme yields the protein MSTIADNILQVSSRIQAATAAAGRAENSVQLLAVSKTKPAGDLREAHAAGLRDFGENYLQEALGKQLELADLPLIWHFIGPIQSNKTRAIAEHFDWVHSVDRLKIAQRLSEQRPAELPPLNICIQVNVSGEASKSGCTPADLPALAEAISALPRLKLRGLMAIPEPTEDRAEQDAAFAAVQRLQASLNLPLDTLSMGMSHDLESAIAQGATWVRIGTALFGARDYGQP from the coding sequence ATGTCCACGATAGCAGACAACATCCTTCAGGTTAGTTCGCGCATCCAGGCCGCCACCGCCGCTGCCGGGCGCGCTGAAAACAGCGTTCAGTTGCTCGCCGTGAGCAAGACCAAGCCCGCCGGGGATCTGCGTGAAGCCCACGCCGCCGGCCTGCGTGACTTTGGCGAAAACTATCTGCAGGAAGCCCTGGGCAAACAGCTCGAACTGGCCGACCTGCCCTTGATCTGGCACTTCATCGGCCCCATTCAATCGAACAAGACTCGCGCGATTGCCGAGCATTTCGACTGGGTGCACTCCGTGGATCGCCTGAAAATTGCCCAACGCCTGTCCGAACAGCGCCCGGCCGAGCTGCCGCCGCTGAACATCTGCATTCAGGTCAACGTCAGCGGTGAGGCCAGCAAGTCCGGCTGCACCCCGGCCGACCTGCCGGCACTGGCCGAGGCCATCAGCGCCCTGCCGCGCCTGAAATTGCGCGGGTTGATGGCGATTCCCGAGCCGACCGAAGATCGCGCCGAACAGGACGCCGCGTTTGCTGCCGTGCAACGCCTGCAGGCCAGCCTGAATCTGCCGCTCGACACACTTTCCATGGGCATGAGCCACGACCTCGAGTCGGCCATCGCCCAAGGCGCCACCTGGGTGCGGATCGGTACCGCCCTGTTTGGTGCCCGCGACTACGGCCAGCCATGA
- the proC gene encoding pyrroline-5-carboxylate reductase produces MSNTRIAFIGAGNMAASLIGGLRAKGLQASHIRASDPGEETRQRVSAEHGIETFADNAQAIDGVDVIVLAVKPQAMKAVCEAIRPSLKPNQLVVSIAAGITCASMTAWLGEQPIVRCMPNTPALLRQGVSGLYATSEVTAEQRQQAEELLSAVGIALWLNEEQQLDAVTAVSGSGPAYFFLLIEAMTAAGVKLGLPKEVAEQLTLQTALGAAHMAVSSDVDAAELRRRVTSPNGTTEAAIKSFQANGFEALVETALGAAAHRSAEMAEQLGK; encoded by the coding sequence ATGAGCAACACACGTATTGCCTTTATCGGTGCCGGCAACATGGCCGCCAGTCTGATCGGCGGCCTGCGCGCCAAGGGTCTGCAAGCTAGCCACATCCGCGCCAGCGATCCGGGCGAAGAAACGCGCCAACGCGTCAGCGCCGAACACGGCATCGAAACCTTTGCCGATAATGCCCAAGCCATTGACGGCGTCGACGTGATCGTACTGGCGGTCAAGCCACAGGCGATGAAAGCCGTGTGCGAGGCGATTCGCCCAAGCCTGAAACCCAATCAACTGGTGGTCTCCATTGCCGCCGGCATCACCTGCGCGAGCATGACCGCGTGGCTCGGCGAGCAGCCAATCGTACGCTGCATGCCGAACACCCCGGCGCTGCTGCGTCAGGGCGTCAGCGGTTTGTATGCGACCAGCGAAGTGACTGCCGAACAGCGTCAGCAAGCCGAAGAGCTGCTGTCCGCCGTCGGCATTGCCCTGTGGCTCAACGAAGAGCAGCAACTGGACGCGGTTACCGCTGTTTCCGGTTCCGGCCCGGCGTACTTCTTCCTGCTGATCGAAGCCATGACCGCCGCCGGCGTCAAACTCGGCCTGCCGAAGGAAGTCGCTGAACAACTGACCCTGCAAACGGCGCTTGGCGCTGCGCATATGGCGGTGTCCAGCGATGTCGACGCTGCCGAACTGCGCCGCCGCGTGACCTCGCCAAATGGCACCACCGAAGCTGCAATCAAATCATTCCAGGCCAATGGCTTTGAAGCCCTGGTCGAAACCGCACTCGGCGCCGCCGCGCACCGCTCGGCCGAAATGGCCGAACAACTGGGCAAATAA
- a CDS encoding YggT family protein, with amino-acid sequence MIGLNTAAVYVLQTLGSLYLLIVLLRFVLQLVRANFYNPLCQFVVKATQPLLKPLRRIIPSVFGLDMSSLVLAILVQLALMALTLLLTYGTTGNPLQLFIWSIIGVTALFLKIFFFALIISVILSWVAPGSHNPGAELVNQICEPALAPFRKILPNLGGLDLSPIFAFLALKLIDMLVINNLAAMTMMPEILRLLM; translated from the coding sequence ATGATTGGATTGAACACCGCAGCGGTTTACGTGCTGCAAACCCTAGGCAGCCTGTACCTGCTGATCGTGCTGCTGCGCTTCGTCCTGCAACTGGTGCGAGCGAACTTCTACAACCCGCTGTGCCAGTTCGTGGTCAAGGCCACCCAGCCGCTGCTCAAGCCTCTGCGTCGGATTATCCCGAGCGTATTCGGCCTCGACATGTCGTCGCTGGTCCTGGCGATTCTGGTGCAACTGGCACTGATGGCCCTGACCTTGCTGCTGACCTACGGCACCACCGGTAACCCGCTGCAGCTGTTTATCTGGTCGATCATTGGCGTGACCGCGCTGTTCCTGAAGATTTTCTTCTTCGCCCTGATCATCAGCGTGATCCTCTCGTGGGTCGCCCCGGGCAGCCACAACCCGGGCGCTGAGCTGGTAAACCAGATCTGCGAACCGGCGCTGGCACCGTTCCGCAAGATCCTGCCGAACCTCGGCGGTCTGGACCTGTCGCCGATCTTCGCCTTCCTCGCGTTGAAGCTGATCGACATGCTGGTGATCAACAACCTCGCGGCGATGACGATGATGCCGGAAATCCTGCGCCTGCTGATGTGA
- a CDS encoding DUF167 domain-containing protein, with protein MSWFRWDGDDLILECHLQPAARSDDFAGLHGDRLKIRLTAPPVEGKANAYLMGFLAKAFGVSKSQVSLLSGELNRQKRVRICSPKKLPDLPGLMR; from the coding sequence GTGAGCTGGTTTCGCTGGGACGGGGACGATCTGATCCTCGAATGTCATCTGCAACCGGCAGCCCGCAGCGATGATTTCGCCGGGCTGCACGGTGACCGCCTGAAGATCCGCCTCACCGCGCCGCCGGTCGAGGGCAAGGCCAATGCTTATCTGATGGGCTTTCTGGCCAAGGCTTTTGGGGTCTCGAAGAGCCAGGTCAGTTTGCTCAGCGGTGAGTTGAACCGGCAGAAACGGGTGAGGATCTGCTCGCCGAAGAAGCTGCCGGATCTGCCTGGGCTTATGCGTTGA
- the metX gene encoding homoserine O-succinyltransferase MetX encodes MPAAFPPDSVGLVTPQTAHFSEPLALACGRSLPAYDLIYETYGTLNAQASNAVLICHALSGHHHAAGYHSPDDRKPGWWDSCIGPGKPIDTNKFFVVSLNNLGGCNGSTGPSSINPETGKPFGADFPVLTVEDWVHSQARLADLLGIRQFAAVIGGSLGGMQALQWTITYPDRVRHCLAIASAPKLSAQNIAFNEVARQAILTDPEFHGGSFQEAGVIPKRGLMLARMVGHITYLSDDSMGEKFGRGLKSEKLNYDFHSVEFQVESYLRYQGEEFSGRFDANTYLLMTKALDYFDPAANFDDNLAKTFENATAKFCVMSFTTDWRFSPARSRELVDALMAARKDVSYLEIDAPQGHDAFLIPIPRYLQAFGNYMNRITL; translated from the coding sequence ATGCCAGCTGCCTTTCCCCCCGATTCTGTTGGTCTGGTGACGCCGCAAACGGCGCACTTCAGCGAACCTCTGGCCTTGGCTTGTGGCCGTTCGCTGCCCGCCTACGACCTGATCTACGAAACCTACGGCACGCTGAACGCGCAGGCGAGCAACGCCGTGCTGATCTGCCACGCCTTGTCCGGGCATCACCATGCGGCCGGCTATCACAGCCCCGACGACCGCAAGCCCGGTTGGTGGGACAGCTGCATCGGCCCGGGCAAACCGATCGACACCAACAAGTTCTTCGTGGTCAGCCTGAATAATCTGGGCGGCTGCAACGGCTCTACCGGGCCGAGCAGCATCAATCCGGAAACCGGTAAACCGTTCGGCGCCGACTTCCCGGTACTCACCGTGGAGGACTGGGTGCACAGCCAGGCGCGTCTGGCTGATTTGCTCGGAATCCGCCAGTTCGCCGCAGTGATAGGCGGCAGCCTTGGCGGCATGCAGGCCCTGCAATGGACCATCACTTACCCGGATCGCGTGCGGCACTGCCTGGCCATCGCCTCGGCACCAAAGCTCTCGGCGCAGAACATCGCCTTCAACGAAGTGGCGCGTCAGGCCATCCTCACCGACCCCGAGTTTCACGGTGGTTCGTTCCAAGAAGCAGGCGTGATCCCCAAGCGCGGCCTGATGCTCGCGCGGATGGTCGGGCACATCACCTACCTGTCCGACGACTCGATGGGCGAGAAATTCGGCCGTGGCCTGAAGAGCGAAAAGCTCAACTATGACTTCCACAGCGTCGAGTTCCAGGTCGAAAGCTACCTGCGCTACCAAGGCGAAGAGTTCTCCGGTCGTTTCGATGCCAACACCTATCTGTTGATGACCAAGGCGCTGGACTACTTCGATCCGGCAGCGAACTTCGACGATAACCTGGCGAAAACCTTCGAGAACGCCACGGCCAAGTTCTGCGTGATGTCGTTCACCACTGACTGGCGCTTCTCCCCGGCCCGCTCGCGGGAGCTGGTGGACGCGCTGATGGCGGCGCGCAAGGACGTCAGCTATCTGGAAATCGACGCACCACAGGGCCACGACGCCTTCCTGATTCCGATCCCGCGCTATTTGCAGGCGTTCGGCAATTACATGAACCGAATCACGTTGTGA
- the metW gene encoding methionine biosynthesis protein MetW, whose amino-acid sequence MRADLEIIQEWIPAGSRVLDLGCGDGELLTWLRDNKNVTGYGLENDADNIAECVAKGINVIEQDLDKGLGNFASNSFDIVVMTQALQAVHYPDKILDEMLRVGRQCIITFPNFGHWRCRWYLASKGRMPVSEFLPYTWYNTPNIHFCTFEDFEELCRERDAKVIDRLAVDQQHRHGWASKLWPNLLGEIGIYRVSSPVLADHRVAV is encoded by the coding sequence ATGAGAGCTGATCTGGAAATCATCCAGGAATGGATCCCCGCCGGCAGCCGCGTGCTCGACCTCGGTTGCGGCGACGGCGAATTGCTGACCTGGCTGCGCGACAACAAGAACGTCACCGGCTATGGCCTGGAAAACGACGCCGACAACATCGCCGAGTGTGTGGCCAAGGGCATCAACGTCATCGAGCAGGACCTGGACAAAGGGCTGGGCAACTTCGCCAGCAACAGCTTCGACATCGTGGTCATGACCCAGGCGCTGCAGGCCGTGCATTACCCGGACAAGATCCTCGACGAAATGCTGCGGGTCGGTCGCCAGTGCATCATCACTTTCCCCAACTTCGGTCACTGGCGCTGCCGCTGGTACCTGGCGAGCAAGGGCCGCATGCCGGTATCCGAGTTCCTGCCGTACACCTGGTACAACACGCCGAACATCCACTTCTGCACCTTCGAAGACTTTGAAGAACTTTGTCGCGAACGTGATGCGAAGGTCATTGATCGGCTTGCCGTGGATCAACAGCACCGTCACGGGTGGGCCAGTAAGCTATGGCCTAATCTGTTAGGTGAGATCGGTATCTACCGCGTCAGCAGCCCGGTGCTTGCAGATCATCGGGTCGCGGTCTGA
- a CDS encoding DUF4426 domain-containing protein, giving the protein MGRLALLLFTACLSVTAMAADVIKSERQETFGDVTVHYNTFNSTYLQPDIAKAAELIRSKNQGVINVSVIKDGKPLSANVTGTVKDLTSQSVPLNFRQVTEQGAIYYIAQYPVEQQETRTFEIKVQNGDKINTINFNQELFPGE; this is encoded by the coding sequence ATGGGTCGTCTAGCGTTGTTGTTATTTACCGCCTGCCTGAGCGTCACGGCCATGGCAGCCGATGTCATCAAAAGCGAGCGCCAGGAAACCTTCGGTGACGTGACGGTGCACTACAACACCTTCAACTCCACGTATTTGCAGCCGGACATCGCCAAGGCCGCCGAGCTGATCCGCAGCAAGAACCAGGGCGTGATCAATGTCTCGGTGATCAAGGACGGCAAACCGTTGAGCGCCAACGTCACCGGCACGGTCAAAGACCTGACCAGCCAGAGCGTGCCGCTGAACTTCCGCCAGGTCACCGAACAGGGCGCGATCTACTACATCGCCCAGTATCCGGTTGAGCAGCAGGAAACCCGCACCTTTGAAATCAAGGTGCAGAACGGCGACAAGATCAACACTATCAATTTCAACCAAGAGCTTTTCCCCGGCGAATGA
- the rdgB gene encoding RdgB/HAM1 family non-canonical purine NTP pyrophosphatase, giving the protein MMNLKQLVLASHNAGKLKELQAMLGDSVQLRSIGEWSKVEPEETGLSFVENAILKARNAARISGLPALADDSGLAVDFLGGAPGIYSARYADGKGDAANNAKLLDALKDVPEAERGAQFVCVLALVRHADDPLPILCEGLWHGRILTAASGEHGFGYDPLFWVPERDVSSAELSPADKNQISHRARAMDLLRQRLGLK; this is encoded by the coding sequence ATGATGAACCTCAAGCAACTCGTACTGGCCAGCCATAACGCCGGCAAACTCAAGGAACTCCAGGCCATGCTCGGCGACTCGGTGCAACTGCGCTCGATCGGCGAGTGGAGCAAGGTCGAGCCGGAAGAAACCGGCCTGTCGTTCGTCGAGAACGCCATTCTCAAGGCGCGCAATGCCGCACGTATTTCCGGATTGCCGGCGCTGGCCGACGATTCCGGTCTGGCGGTGGATTTCCTTGGCGGCGCGCCGGGCATCTATTCGGCGCGTTATGCCGATGGCAAGGGCGATGCGGCGAACAACGCCAAACTGCTCGACGCCTTGAAGGACGTGCCTGAAGCCGAGCGTGGCGCACAGTTCGTCTGCGTGTTGGCGCTGGTGCGGCATGCCGACGATCCGTTGCCGATCCTCTGCGAAGGCCTGTGGCACGGGCGCATCCTGACCGCCGCCAGCGGCGAACACGGTTTCGGCTACGACCCGCTGTTCTGGGTACCGGAGCGTGACGTGTCCAGCGCCGAACTGAGCCCGGCCGACAAGAACCAGATCAGCCACCGCGCCCGTGCAATGGATCTGCTGCGCCAGCGTCTGGGCCTGAAATGA